Proteins from one Cryptomeria japonica chromosome 4, Sugi_1.0, whole genome shotgun sequence genomic window:
- the LOC131874730 gene encoding uncharacterized protein LOC131874730, whose amino-acid sequence MASSSQPPNLEVVKSCFRAVDVTTIDQSFDTMKKILEAKMAQKGEKDNPSKSFESTCMWDSFIKSGETFLLYLDQEEKFGQTVDLFQSRGQVLCVISGILEKLGPIYWAVAGLSMIGHLLKKLGPLSQYPSECLQLLQYLVDLAYHMNKLRRLFSQEKEKLKSALVITVKGCMLCTKQLYPNKRFSFLRNSLDSTNLNSLSSEMNAFYQDFLLTAQIGALEGQPERLPIKQPVSPANAGVYKKNTMFVLHIYFSTFHLSFQ is encoded by the exons GTAGACGTTACAACCATCGATCAGTCGTTCGACACCATGAAGAAAATCTTGGAAGCAAAGATGGCTCAAAAG GGCGAAAAAGATAATCCAAGCAAAAGTTTTGAATCAACATGCATGTGGGATTCGTTCATCAAGAGCGGTGAAACATTTTTGTTGTATCTCGATCAAGAGGAGAAATTTGGTCAAACG GTAGATCTCTTCCAATCTCGTGGCCAAGTATTATGCGTTATATCAGGCATACTTGAAAAATTAGGACCAATTTATTGGGCAGTAGCAGGGCTATCCATGATAGGTCATTTGCTCAAAAAACTGGGCCCACTGTCTCAGTATCCGAGTGAATGTTTGCAGCTCTTGCAGTATCTGGTTGATCTTGCCTATCACATGAACAAATTAAGACGCCTATTCTCACAGGAAAAGGAGAAGCTAAAAAGTGCACTTGTAATAACTGTTAAGGGATGCATGCTCTGCACTAAACAGCTTTATCCTAATAAGCGTTTCAG CTTTCTGAGAAATTCCTTAGACTCGACGAATTTGAACAGCCTTAGCTCAGAAATGAACGCCTTCTATCAGGACTTTCTGTTGACAGCTCAAATAGGAGCGTTGGAGGGCCAGCCCGAAAGACTGCCTATAAAGCAACCAGTTTCTCCAGCTAATGCAGGTGTGTATAAAAAAAACACAATGTTTGTACTGCATATTTATTTTTCAACGTTTCACTTGTCATTTCAATAA